One part of the Clostridia bacterium genome encodes these proteins:
- the ugpC gene encoding sn-glycerol-3-phosphate ABC transporter ATP-binding protein UgpC — MASVTLKEIYKKYPGGVMAVSDFNLEIKDKEFIILVGPSGCGKSTTLRMIAGLEEITSGELLIDNKLVNDVAPKDRDIAMVFQNYALYPHMTVFDNMAFGLKLRKTPKEEIKRRVAEAARILDIEHLLDRKPKALSGGQRQRVALGRAIVREPKVFLLDEPLSNLDAKLRAQMRTELSKLHKSIGTTFIYVTHDQTEAMTMADRIVVMKDGLIQQVDTPQNLYDKPVNTFVAGFIGSPQMNFIDAKLDEENGTYYAVFGKDRDVYRLKLPESKNRRDCLKPYIDKDIILGIRPEHIHDEPELLEKHADGLLSADVEVTELMGAEIYLYVNVVGNAITARVDSTSQARSGDKIKMAIDMNRVHIFDKETEQTISN, encoded by the coding sequence ATGGCAAGCGTAACCTTGAAAGAAATCTACAAAAAGTATCCCGGCGGAGTTATGGCCGTTTCCGACTTCAACCTGGAGATAAAGGACAAGGAATTTATCATCCTCGTCGGCCCCTCCGGCTGCGGAAAGTCCACCACCCTGCGTATGATCGCCGGCCTCGAGGAGATCACCAGCGGCGAGCTGCTCATCGACAACAAGCTCGTCAACGACGTCGCCCCGAAGGACAGAGACATCGCGATGGTCTTCCAGAACTACGCCCTTTATCCGCATATGACGGTTTTCGACAACATGGCGTTCGGCCTGAAGCTGCGCAAGACTCCGAAGGAGGAGATCAAGCGCCGCGTCGCGGAGGCCGCCCGCATCCTCGATATCGAGCACCTGCTCGACAGAAAGCCGAAGGCGCTTTCCGGCGGTCAGCGCCAGAGAGTCGCGCTCGGACGCGCTATCGTCCGTGAGCCGAAGGTCTTCCTTCTCGACGAGCCGCTGTCCAACCTGGACGCGAAGCTCCGCGCGCAGATGCGCACCGAGCTTTCCAAGCTGCACAAGAGCATCGGCACGACCTTCATCTACGTTACCCACGACCAGACCGAAGCCATGACGATGGCGGACCGCATCGTCGTCATGAAGGACGGTCTCATTCAGCAGGTCGATACTCCTCAGAACCTCTACGACAAGCCGGTCAACACCTTCGTCGCCGGATTCATCGGCTCCCCGCAGATGAACTTCATCGACGCGAAGCTGGACGAGGAGAACGGCACCTACTACGCCGTCTTCGGCAAAGACAGAGACGTCTACCGCCTGAAGCTGCCGGAGAGCAAGAACCGCCGCGACTGCCTGAAGCCCTACATAGACAAGGACATCATCCTCGGCATCCGTCCGGAGCACATCCACGACGAGCCCGAGCTGCTTGAGAAGCACGCCGACGGTCTCCTTTCCGCCGACGTCGAGGTCACCGAGCTCATGGGCGCGGAGATCTATCTCTACGTCAACGTCGTCGGCAACGCGATCACCGCGCGCGTCGACTCCACCTCGCAGGCCCGCTCCGGCGACAAGATCAAGATGGCGATCGATATGAACCGCGTCCACATCTTCGACAAGGAAACCGAGCAGACCATCAGCAACTGA